The following proteins come from a genomic window of Aspergillus luchuensis IFO 4308 DNA, chromosome 3, nearly complete sequence:
- a CDS encoding RUS1 family protein (COG:S;~EggNog:ENOG410PKSI;~InterPro:IPR006968;~PFAM:PF04884;~TransMembrane:1 (o259-279i)) yields MALKEDSTAITFTEVDEVNHPTATYIYSEPAAGPARPEQDKKHRENWGRVDVAHASSTTLAAWSSKSVLDFLVEVFLPAGYPHSVTDDYAPYQLFDSLQAFSSSIAGLLSSRAVLQGVGVGNADASPTAALLLHILQDSSGRIATILFAHRVGTALEPECKMYRLAADVFNDLAMILDCLSPMIPAGAPRVTVLSTAGVLRALCGVAGGSSKASLSAHFSRWGNLAEVNAKDSSQETIISLIGMLVGSFVVSRVTSFSTTWICLLMLLALHLSLNYAAVRSVQMTSLNRQRANIVFSTLLNTDPDVTQLLHPESTKQQQQQQQQSHQPPSWKTLTPAHVSKQEKIFETDGILRWSSSTMTPPQTLGYCRIGISLQQFLSTSALSTTSSKSLRTPIPMPQLTTLFNKEDYILYLTSSSNSSSSSKKTPTWHANILLKNTTTSQSQLKAWAHALLAARVLSTSSAAAPAAADFISTSDQIEATMDVLHRTLEFLNEGSRFDRYTTVLTDNGWDLNIAALETRSGRRVVV; encoded by the exons ATGGCCCTTAAAGAGGACAGCACCGCAATAACCTTCACCGAGGTGGACGAAGTTAATCACCCTACCGCAACTTACATTTACTCCGAGCCCGCAGCGGGCCCTGCACGTCCTGAGCAGGACAAGAAGCATAGAGAGAATTGGGGACGCGTGGATGTGGCA CATGCTTCCTCCACTACTCTGGCAGCTTGGTCTTCGAAGAGCGTTCTAGACTTTCTGGTTGAGGTCTTCCTTCCTGCTGGATATCCCCACAGCGTCACGGATGATTATGCGCC ATACCAATTGTTT GACTCTCTCCAAGCCTTCAGCAGCTCGATTGCTGGTCTCCTATCTTCAAGAGCAGTGCTGCAAG GTGTTGGAGTTGGTAACGCCGATGCTTCCCCCACCGCAGCCCTACTGCTGCATATCCTCCAAGATTCCTCTGGCCGGATCGCGACGATTCTCTTCGCGCACCGGGTTGGTACTGCTCTCGAGCCAGAATGCAAGATGTACCGGCTGGCAGCAGACGTCTTCAACGACCTAGCAATGATCCTCGACTGTCTCTCGCCAATGATCCCAGCAGGTGCTCCTCGAGTCACCGTCCTCAGCACAGCAGGTGTCCTTCGGGCTCTATGCGGAGTAGCAGGGGGGAGTTCTAAGGCGAGTCTAAGTGCGCATTTCTCTCGCTGGGGGAACCTCGCTGAAGTCAATGCG AAAGACTCATCGCAAGAGACAATCATATCCCTCATCGGCATGCTC GTCGGCTCCTTCGTCGTCTCCCGCGTGACCAGCTTCTCCACAACCTGGATATGCCTCTTGATGCTTCTAGCCCTGCACCTCAGTCTCAACTATGCCGCCGTGCGCTCCGTCCAAATGACCAGTCTCAACAGACAGCGAGCGAACATCGTCTTCTCAACCCTCCTAAATACCGACCCAGACGTCACACAACTCCTCCACCCAGAATCcaccaaacaacaacaacaacaacagcagcaatcccaccaaccaccctccTGGAAGACCCTAACCCCAGCCCACGTCTCCAAGCAAGAGAAAATCTTCGAAACAGACGGCATCCTCCGCTGGTCCTCCTCAACAATGACTCCCCCTCAAACCCTCGGTTACTGTCGTATAGGCATCTCTCTGCAACAATTCCTCTCCACGTCTGCACTATCCACCACATCTTCTAAATCCCTCCgaaccccaatcccaatgcCCCAACTCACCACCCTCTTCAATAAAGAAGACTACATCCTCTacctcaccagcagcagcaacagcagcagcagtagtaagaAGACCCCAACATGGCACGCCAACATCCTACTCAAGAACACTACCACAAGTCAATCCCAGCTCAAAGCATGGGCGCATGCCTTGCTGGCTGCAAGGGTtttgtcgacatcatcagcagcagcaccagcagcagcggattTTATTAGTACCTCGGACCAGATTGAAGCTACTATGGATGTACTGCACCGGACGTTGGAGTTCCTCAATGAAGGGTCGAGGTTTGATCGGTATACGACTGTGTTGACGGACAATGGCTGGGATTTGAACATTGCTGCGTTGGAGACGAGGTCGGGAAGGAGGGTCGTCGTGTAA
- a CDS encoding alpha-ketoglutarate dehydrogenase subunit KGD4 (COG:S;~EggNog:ENOG410PRG5;~InterPro:IPR020373;~PFAM:PF10937): protein MRATFALRSAARTPLIRFLGRRSVPQSVDHTPRPHPASPSGILPDSFAAYRIKAQQHGPLGRASFSQGIGRSAGASLGPVQPKQGEFFDRDELPARFHRLPWSEAEIEAIETGGASLFA from the exons ATGCGTGCCACCTTTGCTCTCCGCAGTGCTGCCCGCACCCCCCTCATCCGGTTCCTTGGCCGCCGTTCCGTGCCTC AGTCCGTTGACCACACCCCCCGTCCTCACCCCGCTTCTCCTTCCGGAATCCTCCCGGACTCTTTCGCCGCCTACCGTATCAAGGCTCAGCAGCACGGCCCCCTTGGCCGTGCCTCTTTCTCTCAGGGCATTGGCCGCAGCGCTGGTGCCTCCCTGGGCCCCGTTCAGCCCAAGCAGGGTGAATTCTTCGACCGCGACGAGCTTCCTGCCCGTTTCCACCGCCTTCCCTGGTCCGAGGCCGAGATTGAGGCCATTGAGACCGGCGGTGCCAGCCTGTTCGCGTAG
- the SRB5 gene encoding mediator of RNA polymerase II transcription subunit 18 (COG:K;~EggNog:ENOG410PT00;~InterPro:IPR019095;~PFAM:PF09637;~go_component: GO:0016592 - mediator complex [Evidence IEA];~go_function: GO:0003712 - transcription coregulator activity [Evidence IEA];~go_process: GO:0006357 - regulation of transcription by RNA polymerase II [Evidence IEA]), producing the protein MHELLLFASVPAHQHHELLQQLAGLTAMQPRHRLERRLVFKAYRKPGLTTTRVGASQDLQGVELQRLNKMLNGGMFYTQVVGPVAKADFGGNPSSSGDPDVSMSGLEEKPSSSSSSYSYEDQPWKLEFRDIPEAGTRSAVTARLMASATLPKGDITAPMNAWGYSFVTEYVVEGDVFVLNDIVIFLHRVLLYPTGTQESHGPRRQLPAYQELSPLERTGSYVLQAAITVQDGGNQEMMRTASQHLFGLREQLKSAVRLEMADRLSLDTRAK; encoded by the exons ATGCATGAGCTTCTGCTCTTCGCCTCGGTCCCCGCGCACCAGCATCATGAGCTCCTTCAACAGCTGGCCGGGTTGACGGCCATGCAACCCCGTCACCGCCTGGAAAGACGCTTGGTTTTCAAGGCCTACCGCAAGCCAGGTTTGACCACCACCCGGGTTGGGGCCAGTCAAGATCTGCAGGGTGTCGAATTGCAGCGCCTTAATAAAATGCTCAATGGCGGCATGTTCTATACCCAAGTAGTCGGTCCCGTCGCCAAAGCCGACTTTGGCGGGAACCCTTCCTCATCTGGAGATCCCGATGTCTCCATGTCCggattggaggagaagccctcgtcgtcttcatcgtcttaCAGTTACGAGGACCAGCCCTGGAAACTGGAATTCAGAGATATTCCCGAGGCAGGCACTCGATCCGCCGTGACTGCTCGTCTGATGGCCAGTGCCACGCTGCCTAAAGGTGATATCACGGCGCCCATGAATGCCTGGGGCTATAG CTTTGTCACCGAGTACGTGGTGGAAGGGGATGTCTTTGTTCTCAATGACATCGTTATCTTCCTACACCGTGTCCTGCTTTACCCGACTGGGACGCAGGAATCACATGGACCTCGTCGGCAGCTGCCTGCTTATCAGGAACTCTCACCGCTGGAACGGACAGGGAGCTATGTCCTGCAAGCTGCTATCACCGTCCAGGACGGCGGGAATcaggagatgatgaggacggcTTCGCAGCATCTGTTCGGGCTTCGCGAGCAGCTCAAGTCGGCCGTCCGTCTAGAGATGGCGGATCGGCTGTCTCTGGATACGCGAGCGAAGTAA
- a CDS encoding putative DNA 3'-phosphatase Tpp1 (COG:L;~EggNog:ENOG410PG5A;~InterPro:IPR027417,IPR013954,IPR006549,IPR006551, IPR036412,IPR023214;~PFAM:PF08645): MAGGGGVKRTASPTRAISPPPLKRKVESTITKKAVSSFFTPASQKKPEQITWRIVNNSAVIGKYTSELGHKKSTEKPRIAAFDLDSTLVSTASGNTFPRNGSDWKWWHDTVPGKLKELNDNGYYVVVVTNQKKISLKKDLKKGQSDSKSLVNFKERASAVMKQLDIPLSVYAATEDDEYRKPRTGLWKEMLDDYDFDVSGVNLAESVFVGDAAGRPNDHSMVDRGFALNVKVPFKTPEEFFLNADPEPLVEPFDPTIYLQAEPTDDVAPPFSRQSPLELVIFCGSPGAGKSSFYWEYLEPLKYERVNQDLLKTRPKCIKVAKEHLAAGRSVVVDNTNADPETRSHWVEVAKEFNVPIRCVYFTASPALCRHNNAVRAANQTLNPESRTLLPGIAFGDFLRRFKEPSMAEGFQDIIRVEFRFRGDETAKRLWGQYWV; this comes from the exons ATGGCCGGCGGCGGGGGCGTGAAACGTACAGCTTCCCCCACTCGAGCTATTTCGCCGCCTCCACTCAAAAGGAAGGTTGAGTCTACCATAACTA aaaaagctgtttcctccttctttaCTCCGGCATCTCAGAAAAAGCCCGAACAGATCACTTGGCGCATTGTCAATAACAGTGCGGTCATTGGCAAGTATACTTCGGAACTCGGTCACAAAAAAAGTACGGAGAAGCCTAGGATCGCGGCATTTGACCTG GATTCAACGCTCGTCTCGACAGCCTCTGGAAATACTTTCCCCAGGAATGGGTCAGATTGGAAGTGGTGGCATGATACAGTACCTGGGAAACTCAAGGAATTGAACGACAATGG ATACTACGTGGTGGTCGTAACGAATCAAAAGAAGATCAGTCTCAAGAAAGATCTTAAGAAAGGCCAGAGCGACTCCAAGAGCCTTGTCAACTTCAAGGAGAGGGCGTCGGCTGTCATGAAACAACTGGACATCCCTCTCAGTGTATATGCGGCcacagaagatgacgaaTATAGGAAACCCAGGACGGGTCTATGGAAGGAGATGCTCGACGACTATGATTTTGATGTGTCGGGGGTCAATCTGGCAGAGTCCGTTTTTGTCGGGGACGCTGCTGGACGGCCGAACGATCATTCCATGGTCGACCG CGGATTTGCACTCAATGTTAAAGTACCCTTTAAGACGCCCGAGGAGTTCTTCCTCAATGCTGATCCAGAGCCACTCGTGGAACCGTTCGATCCGACAATATACCTGCAAGCAGAGCCAACTGACGACG TGGCGCCACCTTTCTCTCGCCAGAGTCCTCTCGAGCTGGTGATATTCTGCGGCAGCCCTGGTGCGGGCAAATCCTCATTTTACTGGGAATATCTTGAACCGCTGAAATACGAACGAGTCAACCAAGACCTGCTCAAAACT CGCCCTAAGTGCATCAAAGTGGCAAAGGAACACCTTGCAGCCGGAAGATCCGTGGTTGTCG ACAACACCAACGCCGACCCGGAAACCAGATCCCACTGGGTAGAAGTCGCTAAGGAATTCAACGTCCCGATTCGTTGTGTCTATTTCACAGCTTCCCCGGCCCTCTGCCGGCATAATAATGCGGTCCGTGCCGCAAATCAAACCTTG AACCCCGAATCACGCACCCTTCTCCCCGGAATCGCCTTTGGAGATTTCCTCCGCCGATTCAAAGAACCGTCAATGGCAGAAGGCTTCCAAGACATCATCCGTGTGGAATTCCGCTTCCGAGGAGACGAGACCGCCAAAAGGTTATGGGGCCAGTACTGGGTGTGA